A region from the Achromobacter seleniivolatilans genome encodes:
- the rplS gene encoding 50S ribosomal protein L19, giving the protein MNLIAILEQEEIARLTGGQAKPEFAPGDTVIVSVNVVEGTRKRVQAFEGVVIAKRNRGLNSAFTVRKISSGEAVERTFQLYSPQIAGIEVKRRGDVRRAKLYYLRFRSGKSARIKEKLVSKQASAA; this is encoded by the coding sequence ATGAACCTTATCGCTATCCTGGAACAGGAAGAAATTGCCCGTCTGACCGGCGGCCAAGCCAAGCCTGAATTTGCTCCTGGTGACACCGTCATCGTGAGCGTGAACGTCGTTGAAGGCACCCGCAAGCGCGTGCAGGCTTTCGAAGGCGTTGTTATCGCCAAGCGCAACCGCGGCCTGAACTCCGCGTTCACCGTGCGCAAGATTTCGTCGGGTGAAGCCGTGGAACGTACGTTCCAGCTGTACTCGCCGCAAATCGCCGGCATCGAAGTTAAGCGCCGCGGCGACGTGCGCCGCGCCAAGCTGTACTACCTGCGCTTCCGCTCGGGCAAGTCGGCACGTATCAAGGAAAAGCTGGTCAGCAAGCAAGCCTCGGCGGCTTGA
- a CDS encoding phosphoadenylyl-sulfate reductase encodes MTAAVSSELNAALALRWRELTARLAEIQRRYPDAALASSLAAEDMVLTHAIYDSGLDLEVFSLDTGRLHAETLGVLDAVSARYGRDVTIYHPDAGAVERHVAEHGAFAFYESVDLRKACCQIRKVEPLKRALSGRGAWITGQRRAQSTTRGELPLEEQDSTFGLYKFNPLAEWSEDDVWAAIRALGIPYNPLHDQGYPSIGCEPCTRAIRPGEDLRAGRWWWESSDSKECGLHAGNRVISVVTRGG; translated from the coding sequence ATGACGGCGGCGGTGTCATCTGAGTTGAATGCAGCCTTGGCCTTGCGCTGGCGCGAGCTGACAGCCCGCCTGGCCGAGATTCAGCGCCGCTATCCCGATGCTGCGCTGGCCTCGTCCTTGGCCGCCGAAGACATGGTCTTGACCCATGCCATCTATGACTCGGGTCTGGATCTGGAAGTGTTTTCGCTGGATACGGGCCGGCTGCATGCCGAGACGCTGGGTGTGTTGGATGCGGTAAGCGCTCGCTATGGACGTGATGTCACGATCTACCACCCGGACGCCGGTGCAGTTGAACGGCACGTAGCCGAGCATGGCGCCTTCGCGTTCTACGAAAGCGTAGACCTGCGCAAAGCCTGTTGCCAGATCCGCAAAGTCGAGCCGCTAAAACGTGCCTTGTCCGGCCGCGGCGCGTGGATCACCGGACAGCGGCGCGCGCAGTCCACCACGCGTGGCGAATTGCCGCTGGAAGAGCAGGACTCGACCTTTGGCCTATACAAATTCAATCCGCTGGCCGAATGGAGCGAAGACGACGTCTGGGCCGCGATTCGCGCGCTGGGCATTCCTTACAACCCGCTGCATGACCAGGGCTACCCGTCCATCGGGTGCGAACCCTGTACGCGCGCAATCCGGCCAGGAGAAGACCTGCGGGCGGGACGCTGGTGGTGGGAGTCGTCTGATTCCAAGGAATGCGGACTGCATGCGGGCAACCGGGTCATCAGTGTAGTGACGCGCGGCGGCTGA
- a CDS encoding sulfate adenylyltransferase subunit 1 yields the protein MNAVNDSFLSGAGTGLLRLITAGSVDDGKSTLIGRLLYDSKGVFADQLDAISRAKHKRVAGDGIDFALLTDGLEAEREQGITIDVAYRYFSTPARKFIIADAPGHEQYTRNMVTGASTADVAVILIDATRAADGKLLAQTKRHSTIARLLGIRHIVVAVNKMDLVDWDRAVFERIREAYADLAGKLGIEHFDALPLSALNGDNVVTLSPKTPWYEGQPLLALLESLDLASDGRALPLRFPVQWVARHDGDRKEDFRGYAGRVASGVLRPGDEVTVQPSGVPAVVREVRSFDRVLDEAVAGDSITLVLDRDVDVSRGDVIVHTEAPAQVTREFEAELCWLDTQALNPARKYLLKAGTRLTSAKIRTVLTHRDIHELQEVENTEGTLRMNDIGRVTLTTREALAVDRYTDVPATGSFILIDEVTHQTAAAGMLR from the coding sequence ATGAATGCAGTGAACGATTCTTTTCTTTCCGGCGCCGGTACCGGCTTGCTGCGCCTGATCACAGCGGGTTCCGTTGATGACGGCAAATCCACGCTGATCGGGCGCTTGCTTTACGACAGCAAGGGCGTGTTTGCGGATCAGCTGGATGCAATCTCGCGCGCCAAGCACAAGCGCGTGGCGGGCGACGGCATTGACTTTGCGCTGCTGACCGACGGGTTGGAAGCCGAGCGGGAGCAGGGCATTACGATCGATGTGGCGTATCGCTACTTCTCGACGCCTGCCCGCAAATTCATCATCGCCGACGCACCGGGCCACGAGCAGTACACGCGCAACATGGTCACGGGCGCATCGACGGCGGATGTCGCGGTGATCCTGATCGACGCTACGCGCGCGGCCGACGGCAAGCTGCTGGCGCAAACCAAGCGGCACAGCACCATCGCGCGTCTGCTCGGTATTCGCCATATCGTGGTGGCCGTCAACAAGATGGATCTGGTGGATTGGGACCGCGCGGTGTTCGAGCGCATCCGCGAAGCCTACGCGGACTTGGCCGGCAAACTGGGCATCGAGCATTTCGATGCGCTGCCGCTGTCCGCATTGAATGGCGACAACGTGGTCACGCTGTCGCCCAAGACGCCGTGGTACGAAGGACAGCCTTTGCTGGCACTGCTCGAATCGCTGGACCTGGCAAGCGACGGACGCGCATTGCCGCTGCGTTTTCCGGTGCAGTGGGTGGCGCGTCATGATGGCGATCGCAAAGAAGATTTTCGAGGGTATGCCGGACGTGTGGCCAGCGGCGTGCTGCGGCCGGGGGACGAAGTCACCGTGCAGCCGTCGGGTGTGCCGGCGGTGGTGCGCGAAGTGCGCTCGTTTGACCGCGTGCTGGATGAAGCGGTGGCGGGCGATTCAATCACGCTGGTGTTGGATCGCGATGTGGACGTGTCGCGCGGTGATGTGATCGTGCATACCGAAGCGCCTGCGCAAGTGACGCGTGAGTTCGAAGCGGAGCTGTGCTGGTTGGATACGCAAGCGTTGAATCCTGCGCGCAAATATTTGTTGAAGGCCGGCACGCGCCTGACCTCCGCGAAGATCCGCACGGTGCTCACGCATCGCGACATCCATGAATTGCAAGAGGTGGAGAACACGGAAGGCACGTTGCGCATGAACGATATCGGACGCGTAACGTTGACGACACGCGAGGCCTTGGCGGTCGATCGATACACCGATGTGCCTGCCACTGGCTCATTCATTTTGATCGATGAAGTCACGCATCAGACGGCTGCGGCGGGCATGTTGCGTTAA
- a CDS encoding DMT family transporter, whose amino-acid sequence MSYTSLILVVLAAMAHATWNLLAKRAAMVGAPFVFAYGLCASVLYAPWVIWVLLHDGMTWTWPVAGAILTSSLLHLGYSLCLQRGYQVADLSVVYPIARGTGPLLSTTGAFLLLGEPATSTGIIGMLCVVVGVLLIATQGRLAIFKNPQAWIGVRWGMVIGLFIAAYTVVDAYGVKVLLISPVLFDWFTCVTRTTMMTPHMLKRRAQAWEAMRGHWHLALAVGLLSPLGYILVLYALRNGAPLSLVAPAREMSMMLGTLAGMFLLREKVGPGRLAGCLSILAGVILLGSS is encoded by the coding sequence ATGTCGTATACGTCCCTGATATTGGTCGTCCTGGCGGCGATGGCCCACGCCACGTGGAATCTGCTTGCCAAACGCGCGGCCATGGTGGGCGCTCCCTTTGTATTTGCCTACGGCCTGTGCGCCTCGGTGCTCTATGCGCCCTGGGTAATCTGGGTGCTGCTGCACGACGGCATGACGTGGACGTGGCCAGTGGCAGGGGCGATTCTGACTTCCAGCCTGTTGCATCTGGGCTACAGCTTATGCCTGCAACGCGGGTATCAGGTCGCGGACCTGTCGGTGGTCTACCCCATCGCGCGGGGCACCGGCCCCCTGCTATCCACAACCGGCGCCTTTCTGTTGTTGGGCGAACCTGCCACCAGCACCGGAATCATCGGCATGCTGTGCGTGGTGGTCGGCGTGTTGCTGATCGCCACCCAGGGGCGGCTCGCTATCTTCAAGAACCCCCAAGCCTGGATAGGCGTGCGGTGGGGCATGGTGATTGGCCTGTTTATTGCCGCCTATACGGTCGTGGATGCCTATGGCGTCAAGGTGCTGCTGATCAGCCCGGTGCTGTTCGACTGGTTCACTTGCGTGACCCGTACCACCATGATGACCCCGCACATGCTCAAGCGCCGCGCTCAGGCGTGGGAGGCCATGCGGGGGCATTGGCATCTGGCGCTGGCCGTCGGGCTGCTATCGCCGCTGGGCTACATCTTGGTGCTATATGCCTTGCGCAATGGAGCGCCGCTGAGTCTGGTGGCCCCAGCACGCGAGATGTCTATGATGCTGGGCACCTTGGCCGGCATGTTTCTGCTGCGTGAAAAAGTGGGTCCGGGCCGTCTGGCCGGCTGCCTGTCGATCTTGGCGGGCGTAATACTGTTGGGCTCCAGCTAA
- a CDS encoding PA0069 family radical SAM protein: MARTDHSFPAGSGSPAAAPAALRGRGAVTNVRHRFERDAREQIDDGWSASGLPADFVESVPNSSKIIPILPDSRVAPAAPKTTVTAEEARKMLSRNDSPDIPFDVAVNPYRGCEHGCVYCYARPTHSYLGLSPGLDFETRLVAKANAVQALRAELSRPGYKPSPINIGSATDAYQPIERDWRLTRGMLELMLETRHPLTIVTKNALVARDLDLLAALAEQKLVVVYMSITTLDAGMARTMEPRASAPWRRLEAVRSLTDAGVPVGVLVAPVIPFINDESMEHILQESKAAGAHYASYTVVRLPWEVKTLFEDWLNAHFPDRAQRVLHRIEDLRNGRRNDPDFGTRMRGTGIWADLLRQRFGVATRKLGLNRHRLALDCDHFQPPRAPNATQSLFVERAAGLSDAPDSPAFPSSVGAKASSGVPLSDGLPAVSGAYGRGARQLRALAAGQLSLFD, encoded by the coding sequence ATGGCACGCACCGATCATTCTTTTCCCGCCGGTTCTGGGTCCCCGGCTGCCGCCCCCGCCGCCTTGCGCGGTCGGGGTGCGGTTACTAATGTTCGGCATCGCTTTGAACGCGATGCTCGCGAACAGATCGATGACGGCTGGTCAGCTTCAGGTCTACCAGCAGATTTTGTCGAATCTGTCCCCAATAGTTCGAAAATCATTCCAATCCTGCCGGATTCTCGGGTAGCGCCTGCCGCACCCAAGACTACCGTCACGGCGGAAGAAGCGCGCAAGATGTTGTCGCGCAACGATTCACCCGATATTCCCTTCGATGTGGCAGTCAACCCTTACCGGGGTTGCGAACACGGCTGCGTCTATTGCTATGCCCGTCCCACGCATTCGTATCTGGGGCTGTCTCCCGGGCTGGACTTCGAAACCCGGCTGGTGGCCAAGGCGAACGCCGTACAAGCGCTGCGGGCCGAACTCAGCCGCCCGGGGTATAAGCCGTCGCCCATCAATATCGGTTCCGCCACAGACGCCTATCAGCCTATTGAGCGCGATTGGCGGCTGACGCGCGGCATGTTGGAACTGATGCTGGAAACCCGGCATCCGCTCACCATCGTCACCAAGAACGCGCTGGTCGCCCGAGATCTGGACTTGCTGGCGGCGTTGGCTGAACAAAAGCTGGTCGTGGTCTACATGAGCATCACCACGCTGGACGCCGGCATGGCGCGCACGATGGAACCGCGCGCTTCAGCCCCCTGGCGCCGTCTGGAAGCCGTGCGCAGCCTGACCGATGCGGGTGTGCCGGTGGGAGTGCTGGTGGCCCCGGTCATCCCGTTCATCAACGATGAATCCATGGAACATATCCTCCAGGAGTCCAAGGCGGCAGGCGCGCATTACGCCAGCTACACCGTCGTGCGCCTTCCCTGGGAGGTCAAAACCCTGTTCGAAGATTGGCTGAACGCCCATTTTCCGGACCGCGCCCAGCGCGTGCTCCACCGTATTGAAGACCTGCGCAATGGCCGCCGCAACGACCCTGATTTCGGCACTCGCATGCGCGGCACTGGCATCTGGGCCGACTTGCTGCGTCAGCGCTTCGGCGTGGCTACGCGCAAGCTGGGGCTGAACCGCCACCGGCTGGCGCTGGACTGCGACCATTTCCAGCCGCCCCGGGCGCCCAATGCCACGCAGTCGCTTTTCGTTGAACGGGCCGCCGGCTTGTCCGATGCGCCTGATTCCCCCGCTTTCCCATCCTCGGTTGGCGCGAAAGCGTCTTCTGGGGTCCCTCTTTCCGATGGTTTGCCCGCAGTCAGCGGCGCCTATGGCCGCGGTGCGCGGCAGTTGCGCGCACTGGCAGCAGGACAGTTGTCTTTGTTTGATTGA
- the cysD gene encoding sulfate adenylyltransferase subunit CysD, whose amino-acid sequence MSAVIQRSHLDWLESEAIFIMREVAAESEKPVLLFSGGKDSVVLLRLAEKAFRPGRFPFPLMHIDTGHNFDEVIAFRDRRAAELGETLIVRSVEDSIKRGSVVLRRETDSRNAAQAVTLLEAIEEFGFDACIGGARRDEEKARAKERIFSFRDEFGQWDPKAQRPELWSLFNTRVHRGENMRVFPISNWTELDVWQYIQREQLALPSIYYSHEREVVRRKGLLVPVTRLTPPQDGEQVERLPVRFRTVGDISCTCPVASDAADTYAIIAETAVTDITERGATRMDDQTSEASMERRKKEGYF is encoded by the coding sequence ATGTCTGCTGTGATCCAACGCAGCCACTTGGATTGGCTGGAGTCCGAAGCGATATTCATCATGCGCGAAGTCGCCGCGGAAAGTGAAAAGCCTGTGCTGCTGTTTTCCGGCGGAAAAGATTCGGTCGTGTTGTTGCGTCTGGCTGAAAAGGCCTTCCGGCCGGGACGGTTTCCGTTTCCGCTGATGCATATCGACACCGGCCACAATTTCGACGAGGTGATCGCGTTTCGCGACCGCCGCGCGGCAGAGCTGGGCGAGACGCTGATCGTCCGCAGTGTCGAAGACTCGATCAAACGCGGTTCCGTGGTGCTGCGTCGCGAGACCGATTCGCGTAATGCGGCTCAGGCCGTGACGCTGCTGGAAGCCATCGAGGAATTCGGTTTTGACGCCTGCATTGGCGGCGCCCGGCGCGACGAAGAGAAAGCGCGCGCGAAGGAACGCATTTTTTCCTTTCGCGACGAATTCGGCCAGTGGGACCCCAAGGCGCAGCGCCCGGAGTTGTGGAGCCTGTTCAACACCCGCGTGCATCGCGGCGAGAACATGCGCGTCTTTCCGATTTCCAACTGGACCGAACTGGACGTCTGGCAGTACATCCAGCGTGAGCAGCTGGCGCTGCCGTCCATCTATTACAGCCACGAGCGCGAAGTGGTGCGGCGCAAGGGCTTGCTGGTTCCGGTCACGCGCCTGACGCCGCCGCAAGATGGCGAGCAGGTGGAACGTCTGCCGGTGCGTTTTCGCACCGTGGGCGATATCTCGTGCACGTGCCCCGTGGCGTCCGACGCGGCCGATACCTACGCCATCATCGCCGAGACGGCGGTAACCGATATCACCGAGCGCGGCGCCACGCGCATGGACGACCAGACTTCCGAGGCCTCGATGGAGCGCCGCAAGAAAGAAGGCTATTTCTGA